From Oncorhynchus tshawytscha isolate Ot180627B linkage group LG11, Otsh_v2.0, whole genome shotgun sequence, the proteins below share one genomic window:
- the plcb2 gene encoding LOW QUALITY PROTEIN: 1-phosphatidylinositol 4,5-bisphosphate phosphodiesterase beta-2 (The sequence of the model RefSeq protein was modified relative to this genomic sequence to represent the inferred CDS: inserted 8 bases in 4 codons; substituted 3 bases at 3 genomic stop codons), which translates to MDEAGSSGSLENFSIHQQNPGPTELLDIENISGKYAKLSKHPKVRNVFNLHFPNSXTYHSFFAYKENVIQNWAADILSIAYNPSRTNAFRHIFMDKMYVRISLQTNKDVKIPVKNVYKMFLADKKRMESALASAHLPTILRXHYELDIFHEAAFKFFLMSLCPWPEIYEIFTSXXVKFEIDRAWFPGLGFGVVNKKQRYPRLTEELFSRIGPDQVKALIEKYEPCSSNANRGEIHIDALFYLTSVVKLDKLAKCQDMSQPLPHCLIKSNTYQTVGQFSGVSAPXQCLLAGCRCLELDCWKGKPLDDEPIIIHGFTMATEILFKVRCHYTQTSLHPLIILWTEKNKSYLISSFVETKGDQMISKTAVEFMGYHNRQMRIIYPKGTRLXSNYSPQPFWNAGCQMVALNYQTMDFLMQHNMSLFEFNRRTDYLLNHDLFCGSNKKFDPYCDRIDTIVDNTLTIKIYSGPFLSDKSVKTGVXKKYRTKLYPIPNTINPVWNEEPFVFEKILLPDMASLRIVVHEEGGRFLGHRIIPTEAFQSGFQHICLRSESNMPLTLTALFVYIKVKDYIPAAFADFKDALFNPTKNYEKATKTTEDSSADYVSPYEAPLVNITQTVGEETVFSETEPEGLPKVDPEAEPATELTPDPKVIPTPDPDVESTTGELSTVACEDIKELEKKFQKKVEQLIQKYSDTFKALKKNAMKKKY; encoded by the exons ATGGATGAGGCAGGCAGCTCAGGGTCTCTTGAGAATTTCAGCATCCACCAGCAGAATCCCGGTCCC ACAGAGCTCCTGGATATTGAGAACATATCAGGAAAATATGCAAAACTTTCTAA GCACCCTAAAGTCAGGAATGTGTTCAACCTGCATTTTCCAAACAG GACTTACCACAGCTTCTTTGCTTACAAGGAGAATGTGATACAG AACTGGGCTGCTGATATCCTGTCCATTGCTTACAACCCATCGAGGACCAACGCATTCAGACATATCTTCATGGACAAAAT GTATGTCCGTATCTCCCTTCAGACCAATAAGGATGTTAAGATCCCTGTCAAAAA TGTTTACAAGATGTTTCTAGCCGATAAGAAGAGGATGGAGAGTGCTCTGGCTTCAGCACACCTCCCCACAATTCTGA GGTGACACTATGAACTGGACATCTTCCATGAAGCTGCTTTCAAGTTCTTCCTGATGAGTCTTTGTCCCTGGCCTGAGATATATGAGATATTCACATCCTAGTAAGTGAAATTCGAAATTGACCGAGCA TGGTTCCCTGGCTTAGGGTTTGGCGTGGTCAACAAGAAGCAGCGTTACCCCCGCCTCACTGAAGAGCTCTTCTCCCGTATCGGACCTGACCAGGTGAAGGCCCTCATCGAAAAGTATGAGCCCTGCTCCTCCAACGCCAACAGAGGAGAGATACACATAGATGCA CTGTTCTATCTGACATCTGTGGTAAAACTGGACAAACTGGCCAAGTGTCAGGACATGAGCCAACCGCTGCCACATTGCCTAATCAAGTCCAACACATACCAGACAG TGGGTCAGTTTTCCGGTGTGTCGGCACC CCAGTGTCTGCTGGCCGGCTGCCGTTGCCTGGAGCTGGACTGCTGGAAGGGAAAACCACTGGATGACGAACCCATCATCATCCACGGATTCACCATGGCAACCGAGATCCTGTTCAAAGTCAGGTGTCA ctacacacagacctcATTACACCCTCTCATTATCCTGTGGACAGAGAAAAACAAGAGCTACCTCATCTCATCTTTTGTGGAGACCAAAGGGGACCAAA tgatatccaaGACTGCAGTGGAGTTTATGGGGTATC ATAACAGGCAGATGAGAATAATCTACCCTAAAGGAACCAGACT GTCCAACTACAGCCCACAGCCCTTCTGGAATGCTGGCTGCCAGATGGTGGCGCTCAACTATCAAACTATGG ATTTCCTAATGCAGCACAACATGTCTTTATTTGAATTCAACAGAAGGACAGACTACCTCCTCAATCACGACCTCTTCTGCGGTAGTAACAAGAAGTTTGACCCCTACTGTGACAGGATCGACACCATCGTTGACAACACACTGACCATCAAG ATCTATTCAGGCCCGTTTCTGTCAGACAAGAGTGTGAAGACAGGCGT TAAGAAGTACCGGACCAAGTTGTATCCCATACCGAACACCATTAACCCAGTGTGGAACGAGGAACCATTTGTTTTTGAGAAG ATCCTGCTGCCTGACATGGCCTCCCTCAGGATCGTGGTTCACGAGGAGGGCGGGAGGTTTCTGGGCCACAGGATCATTCCCACTGAGGCCTTTCAGTCAG GCTTCCAGCACATCTGTCTGCGCAGCGAGAGCAACATGCCGCTCACTCTGACAGCTCTCTTTGTGTACATCAAGGTCAAGGACTATATCCCTGCTGCTTTTGCAG ATTTCAAAGATGCCTTATTCAACCCAACAAAGAATTATGAGAAGGCAACAAAGACAACAGAGG ATTCATCAGCAGACTACGTCTCCCCCTATGAGGCGCCCCTTGTCAACATAACACAGACTGTGGGGGAGGAGACTGTATTTTCAGAAACAG AGCCTGAGGGCCTCCCTAAGGTTGACCCAGAGGCTGAACCAGCCACAGAGTTGACTCCTGACCCCAAGGTCATCCCTACCCCTGATCCAGATGTTGAatccaccacaggag AGCTGTCCACAGTTGCCTGTGAGGACATAAAGGAACTGGAGAAGAAGTTCCAGAAGAAAGTAGAGCAGCTCATCCAGAAatacagtgacacattcaaagCGCTCAAGAAGAACGCCATGAAGAAAAAATATTAA
- the LOC121847823 gene encoding uncharacterized protein LOC121847823, producing MRERDFMPNMERGKPATYTGDKKAKMAAKTNKKWVRLATVFAYVLSVSLAAIILAIYYSLIWKPTSASSPAGKLGMPDEVTASANISTNISTSTNVSDTNSTQTDILSVNETRFGVKSQTKAFHWEGRSNSAAVISDGVLSESAHSQPKGLYTSAQSHKAAQTAERPNTAGRDNQASQPAEDNRRPLRTGAPNTMHNEKEEKDADRPTTGNADQAAVDAAPSSTKVPQRTSATRQQGLRKGD from the coding sequence ATGAGAGAGCGGGACTTTATGCCCAACATGGAGAGGGGCAAACCTGCCACTTATACAGGGGACAAAAAGGCTAAAATGGCTGCGAAGACGAACAAAAAGTGGGTGAGACTAGCCACTGTCTTCGCATATGTATTGTCTGTGTCCTTAGCAGCCATCATTCTAGCCATTTACTACAGCTTGATATGGAAGCCAACGAGCGCATCCTCTCCAGCGGGGAAGCTAGGGATGCCCGATGAGGTCACAGCCTCTGCTAACATCTCAACAAACATATCCACAAGCACTAACGTCTCAGACACTaactctacacagacagacattttATCTGTCAATGAAACCAGGTTTGGTGTAAAGTCTCAGACCAAGGCATTTCACTGGGAGGGCAGAAGCAATAGCGCCGCCGTCATCTCCGACGGCGTTTTATCAGAAAGTGCGCATTCGCAACCGAAAGGACTCTACACGTCTGCCCAAAGCCACAAAGCCGCACAAACTGCGGAGAGACCAAACACTGCGGGGAGAGATAACCAGGCGTCTCAGCCTGCTGAGGACAATCGGCGCCCGTTGCGCACTGGAGCCCCCAACACCATGCATAATGAAAAAGAGGAGAAGGATGCGGACCGACCAACTACTGGCAATGCGGATCAAGCAGCGGTGGATGCTGCTCCTTCATCCACAAAGGTTCCGCAGCGCACCTCCGCTACGAGACAACAAGGTTTGCGTAAAGGAGATTAA